The nucleotide sequence GGAATACGGTAGATATATTACCTGGAAAAAATCACCTTTCGCCAAAAGAAAATAATCTTTAAGTGCCTTCAAGTGGCCATTGAGATCAGCGCGTACAACCACTAACTTTTACCAAAGAAAACAATCGGTGATGCTCATGTGCAATAAAACATTGATAGAATATAATGCTTTAAGCCATCTAGTACCTGCCAAAGATGATTAGCTGCAATTGTACGTATTGAGCTAACAGCAGACTCAAACAACCTTTTATGAAACTCGGAAGCATGCTGCAGAAACAATATGGACTTATGTCAATAATGCTCCCATAAAGGATAAGGATAAATGAAAACTTTGACACACAAAACAGGGAAAGATGCATACAGCAATATAAGATGCTGATTTTAAATATTGCCAGCAGAAAGCTAACAACTAACCTTTAGCTGCTTAAGCATGGCATCAACTCTATCTGCTTCAGCCTGTGGCAATAATTCTTCTGCACTAATGTTAGAGAAGTTTGGCAGCTCTTTCAGAGCACCGGAGCCCCCCGTGAAACCTTGCATTCTATGAGATCCTTTCAATGTCTGACTTTGGTTAGTTGGTTCCAGCAATGTAGCACCAGGACTAGGATTTCTAAGAACCCTTATTGCTTTGCCAGCGAATAGAATTGATTCTGCAACTCGCATGTGGATATAATCCGGCAACATGTCCTGTCAAGTGAGAGAAAAACGGATATAATTAGCTAGGGGAACATTTATTGCCTGATTGCCTCATACACATGCATTTCAGAATAAGAGTATAAGCATACCAATGATACATGAAATCCTGAGTGCCAACTAGTAAGGGATGTGTCTTTAGCTAATTTCTGCGCAAATTTATCAGCAACATCAGACTGAGCCGGTTCATTCTCCTCATCCCTGTCAACCTGTCTGAAAAGAAAGGTAAGAAGTTTTATATTGCTCTGGTTCAGGGGCTCAATTAGCTTACTTTTCCCGCTTTTGATACTTTCTTGGTGCCCTTAGTTCAAGCTCCTCTGGGTTTTGACCAAAGGCCTGCCCTTGTAAATATTACAACATGTAACTTGTCTTCTCTCGTTTATTAATTTAAGACTGTAGGGAACTCTCCTACAGTCATTTCATGTTCAAAAAAAAACTAGTAGTTCTCATGCAAAAGGCAACTGATGCAATTCCTGCTATAGACTGTTGGACATAGAGATAATCAAAATCATTAGACAAAGCTCCAAGCAAGCAAATTCTTGTGCCCATCAGTTGACAATATTAGACTTTTTGTGAATCATAATTAGAATTATCACAGAATTTATGAAATAAAGTAAATATGCACAACAAAATATAGAGTTATTCATATTATAACCAAAACTTCAAAAGCACTCGGGATTTGTGCTCCTATAGTTGAAATTTCACGTGCCATTTAGCAGGCCAAAATGTCTAACTGGATATGCCGCTATAATATATCAGAAGCAGCAACTGGATAAGAGAATAGCAATGACAAAATTACAAGATAATTTAATGGAAGCTCTGTAAGTCATGCTGACCTTCTGATGAAAAATTCATGGTACTGATCTTGAAGAATACCATAAACCATCCAAGAAGTCAGCTGGTTAAACATGACCTGGTGTCCATGCCAAAGCAGCCTATTCTTATTTTTACCatcaatgaaaagaaaatgaaTAAGCAAACAACTGATCATAAGGGGCATAAGAAATATGCAGTGAAGTAGTGGCAATAAAAACAGAAGTACAATGTTTCCCATGCAAACACTAAAGGACTGGAAATGTCAGTTATATTTCTTCAAACGCCACATATATATAAGAATAATTGAGGCAATACCTCTGAATGCAGCTTTGCAATTCTGGAACCCCACAATGGCATCTTTTATGTAACAGGTTAAGAAGCTGTCCTCCCTTGATGTCTTTCTGCTCGATTTCCATAACAAGCTCATAAAGTGGAGGCAGAAGAACCTCAAACTACAGATTCACACAACAGTGAATAGGGTCAGTGTCAAAAACCAGACAAATCACATCAGATAACGCACGCCAAAGGAATATAATATTAATCTCTGTGCAAAAGCTAATAAAGACAGTAGAGTCAGTGCTTAACAAATATTGTAAATGCAATAGTTAAGTCCATGGttgtgcagaaattaaaaaatgacACATGGACACAGAAACTGTAAGTGCAAGATGTCGAAGAACAGACCTTATTTAGCCCATGGGTTACTGTCGCCAGGATAGGCAATGGATCTGACAACAGGTTTTGCTCAACCTGCAGAACAGCTGACCTATAAACTGATAAAATCTCAGCAATACCATTGGCAATTGCCCTCCGGTATGCACTCCCTTTTCTCACTTTGCCCTTCAGAGTAATATCAGCATTAGGTGATGAAACCTCAACAGAAGACTGAATCCAACTCAGATCACGAGACTCGGTTGCAAAACGATTCAGTTCTCTGTAATAAAATCCCAGAGATATGAGCCTTTCAATAGCACTCCTGCACAAATAGGAAAAGCCATTTAGTATTTGGTGAACCATGATCTAATGACAAAACATACTGTCTTCTATCTATATCTTGCTTGCCAGGCCATGTCCTACAACATTGATGACGATTCTAAGAACTAAATGCACCAAAATGATTGCTAATACTTTGGCACTGAAAACTTCTATACATTGAGATTCTAATGTAATATTCCTCCCTATTAGGTACGATTTCTTGTATCCAGTATGAGTACTTCACAGTTAACACACAAAATGGACACTTACATGTAGAGCAAAAGCACTGTATATGTATTAAATATGAATATTTTCAGGTACAATTGTTAAGCAGTATTTGTGGTGTATTTATCATGTAAAGTGGTCGGatccttccctggaccctgcgcaagcgagagctacatgcaccgggctgccctttttaaaAATGGTTAAGCAATAGTTTTTTGTGTATTTATCATGTAAAAGAGCAGATTGGGTAGACACGGAAAGCACTAAATGTGCAATGGATGAACCTGTAAATGTATGTGCTTGCTTCTGAGGTGCATTCATCTCTATCTGCTTAACTAGTTTAAATTATCTACCAAACCTAGTTATCTACAGAGGTTGACGAGAACtaaagtgtgaaacatttgaagcTCTTAAGTCTAGACTTGGACTACTGAGGCTACATTTCTACGAAATATTTCATTTCAGAATTTGTTATTTAGTCCCTTAGTTGAGGCCATATTTCTCGTAAATTCATCATGTGTCAATGTCTTACTCCATCCCAATGTCCGCACAGCACGGTCAATCATGGCATTATGCAATTCTGTATCAACTGATACACTCGCGGACCGACTGGTAGGCATTATTACAAGCTAAATGATGAAAAAGAAGCAAATTGGTCCAATCCTCCATTCACCGATTGCGGTTAACTCTGATTTAGGCAGCCATAAAGCACTTAACGCGGCAGAAACTATGCTTACTCAAGCAATACGACCAGGGAAACAAGTCCCCTGACGCTTCATGTTTGCTTGCTTGTGCCGCATCGCATCGAATTCGACCACCTAACTACACCACAGATCACAGACACCACGACGTGGTTACAGATTCGCAGCAGAGGAGAGGTCTCGGATCTCCCGTACCTCTCTGACGGCTGGAGGAAGGTGAGGTCGGGCGCCAGGCGGAAGGCGGGGCCCACGTCGCCGTCTCCGGCGCCACCGGCTTCGgccggctcggggcggcggcggccggaggagttGTCGAGCACGAAGTCGCCGGTGAAGCCGAGAAGGGCGAGGAGGAGCTCGTGCAGCATCCCGGCCTCCCCGGGGTTCTCCTAGGGTTTCGGGAGATCGCGAGGGGAGAGAATGGCAAGGAGAGCGACGCAGAGTGGAGTTGGGGAAGGGCGGGGACGGCGGAATTCAGGCGGATTTGTTTTTTTGTGTGGGTTTTGAAATTATTCTTATTGAGGAAAATTACTTGTATTTTTTGGAAAAAACTTCAAATCTATTCATCAAATGTCATGACAGTACAAAGAACATAAACAATAGAAATTACACCTTCATAGAGCACTTGCTGACGACTACAAGCATTGGAAGGAGCCGAAAGCTgggcaaaccttattgtagtagacagtcgaaagTCTTCATGGTAAGCCCCGAAGAACCGACACATAAAAACAGCAATCGTTGTTGTTGATGAGCGTAGATCAGAAGGATTCAACCAGTAGATGAACGGACGCGAATGAACGAAAACCGAATCAAGCAAAACCACTGAAAACAACTGAATCTCACAAGATCCACCGAAGACACACAGTCCGATAATGTTaaacgctgttggggaacgttgcagaaaattaaaaattttcctacggtttcaccaagatccatctatgagttcatctaagcaacgagtcataggagagagattgcatctacataccacttgtagatcgcgtgcggaagcattcaagagaatggtgatgatggagtcgtactagccgtgatccaaatcaccgatgaccaagtaccGAACGaacagcacctctgcgttcaacacacatacgaagCGCATgacgtcttctccttcttgatccagcaagggggaaggaggggttgatgatgatccagcagcacaacggcgtggtggtggatgcagcagaactccggcagggcttcgccaagctgctgcgggaggaggacgagtgTAGCAGGggggggaggcgc is from Triticum aestivum cultivar Chinese Spring chromosome 1B, IWGSC CS RefSeq v2.1, whole genome shotgun sequence and encodes:
- the LOC123113125 gene encoding gamma-tubulin complex component 4, whose product is MLHELLLALLGFTGDFVLDNSSGRRRPEPAEAGGAGDGDVGPAFRLAPDLTFLQPSERSAIERLISLGFYYRELNRFATESRDLSWIQSSVEVSSPNADITLKGKVRKGSAYRRAIANGIAEILSVYRSAVLQVEQNLLSDPLPILATVTHGLNKFEVLLPPLYELVMEIEQKDIKGGQLLNLLHKRCHCGVPELQSCIQRLLWHGHQVMFNQLTSWMVYGILQDQYHEFFIRRQVDRDEENEPAQSDVADKFAQKLAKDTSLTSWHSGFHVSLDMLPDYIHMRVAESILFAGKAIRVLRNPSPGATLLEPTNQSQTLKGSHRMQGFTGGSGALKELPNFSNISAEELLPQAEADRVDAMLKQLKHASEFHKRLFESAVSSIRTIAANHLWQLVVVRADLNGHLKALKDYFLLAKGDFFQCFLEESRQLMRLPPRQSTAEADLIVPFQLAALKTIGDEDKYFTRVSLRMPLFGMKSSTSQKDLQKSNTSDISLHGKASSELALDGWHSIALEYSVDWPLQLFFTPDVLSKYRKVFQYLIRLKRTQMELEKSWTAVMHQDHVDFSDYCKDRKNSSATQLRRLRTKPFWRVREHMAFLIRNLQFYIQVDVIESQWNVLQTHVQDSHDFTELVTFHQDYLSALISQSFLDIGSVSRILDSIMKLCLQFCWSIEQYETGSNMFEIDHITEEFNKKSNSLYTILRSSRLAGSQRAPFLRQFLMRLNFNSFFETTARGVMNSGRLRPGTASTQL